In the genome of Brachypodium distachyon strain Bd21 chromosome 3, Brachypodium_distachyon_v3.0, whole genome shotgun sequence, the window TAGGTTTTTTTGCAAATGGGCGCCGAAGAACCTCCGCAATGCATAAAGTTGTTCTTAAAGGTCACATTTTTGCTTATGACAATTTTTTTAGCACATTGTGGATGCCCTAATTAACAACATTACATTGCACAAGCGATCGAGCGAGAGGAGCACTGCTTACCCGCTTATTGCCTTCAAAATTATTATAATTACACATTCCATATAATATTGTTCTAATCGATGGTCATACTTAAATCTCAAAATATATGGACaccgtttttttttgagagagtaCTTGTTTTGATAATAACTTAAAGTGAAAGTAACAATGGaaaatgttttaaaaaatGCCGAATTTGTATTTAAAGAACTCTCCCCTTTTTCCAAAGTCTTGCTATAGATGAACAAATATAAAAAGAATTGTGAGGGCCGGGAAGCTGAAGAAATATAATCCAGGATTAAAAAGTTAAATCAAATTCACCACTCAGGTTTTCTGGCCTACCCTCACCTAAATTTGACCGCTAAAATGGCACGACAGGCTCCGGTTTCTCCACAAGCCGTTAGCTACTTCGCGGCAACTGCAGCCTGCCCCTCCATTTCGTTGCCTATAAGTTCACTTCTTGGCTATCTCGTGCCATTACCAGACTCCAACGGCACACACAAAGAAGTCACCAACTCGAAGCTAAAAACATGTCGTCCACGGCGGCCGTCATGGAACGCGAGCGCCTGACGGCCGAGATCACGCCGCCGGTCAGTGTCGGTTTCGAGACTAGGGCCGAGGACCAGCAACGGCTGGCGCCCAGCATCGTGATCAAGATCCGGCGCCGGCTCCCGGACTTCGCGCGGTCCGTGAACCTCAAGTACGTCAAGCTGGGCCTCTGCTCCGGGGGCTTCCTCCCGGCGCCGGCTTCGTCCTGGGCCGCGCTCGCGCTCGCGCCGCCTCTCCTGGCCGCCGCAGCGTACTCGTTCGCGCGCCTGGAGCAGCTCGAACTCGGCGCGCTCCACTCGGCCTCCTTGGACCTCCTGAGCTGCGTCGCATTGCTCGGCACGGCGCTGTTGTTCCTGACCGTGAGCTACCTGAAGCGGCCACGGCCCGTGTACCTCGTGGATTTCGCCTGCTACAAGCCCGACGAGGCGCAGGCCATCTCCAAGGAAGGCTTCCTCGACATGACGCAGAGCACGGGCTTCTTCAACGCGGAGGCGCTCGACTTCCAGACCAAGATCACGAACCGCTCCGGGCTCGGCGACCGGACCTACCTTCCCCCGGGCATCCAGTCCCGCCCGCCCAAGCTGTCCATGGCGGCAGCGCGCGCCGAGGCGGAAGCCGTCATGTTCGGTTGCCTGGACGCGCTCTTCGCCGCGACCGGCATCGACCCGCGCCGGGACGTGCGCGTGCTCGTCGTCAACTGCAGCCTCTTCAACCCGACCCCGTCGCTGGCGTCCATGGTGGTGAACCGCTACAGGATGCGCGAGGACGTCAAGTCCTTCAACCTCGGCGGCATGGGCTGCAGCGCCGGGCTGAtcgccgtcgacctcgccaGGGACCTCCTCCAGGTCCAGGCCAACAGAGACTCGTACGCCGTGGTTGTCAGCACGGAGAACATCACGCTCAACTGGTACTTCGGCAACGAGAGATCCATGCTGCTCTCGAACTGCATCTTCCGcatgggcggcgcggcggcgctgctgtcCAACGACTCCCGGCGCGACGCCCGTCGCGCCAAGTACCAGCTGCTCCACACGGTGCGCACGCACAAGGGCGCGGCCGACGAGTGCTTCAACTGCGTGTACCagcgcgaggacgacgagggaAGTAAAGTCGGGGTGTCGCTGGCGCGCGAGCTCATGGCGGTGGCCGGGGACGCGCTCAAGACGAACATCACCACGCTGGGGCCGCTCGTGCTCCCGCTCCCCGAGCAGCTCAAGTTCCTCTGGTCACTGGCGATGCGCCGGGTGTTCCGCGTCAAGGGCGCGCGCCCCTACATCCCGGACTTCCGGCGCGCGTTCGAGCACTTCTGCGTGCACGCAGGGGGGCGCGCCGTGCTGGAGGAGGTGCAGCGGAGCCTGGGGCTGGAGGACGCCGACATGGAGCCCAGCAAGTGCACGCTGCACCGCTTCGgcaacaccagcagcagctcgcTCTGGTACGAGCTGGCCTACGCCGAGGCCAAGggccgcgtccgccgcggccaccgcgTCTGGCAGATCGGCTTCGGCTCCGGGTTCAAGTGCAACAGCGCCGTCTGGCGTGTGCTCCGTGACGTGCCGGCCGTgtccagcggcgccggcgagcagAGGTGCGGCTGCAACCCGTGGGTGGACAGCGTGGAGAGCTACCCGCCCAAAACATACATTTGATGATCTTGGTGGGACGGGCCAAGTTTGTTGAGCTGCTGCATGCACGAGAACTGTATGATAGAACAACTAGCAAATATTTGTTGCCTCTCGACTCTGTCTAGATTTCATCATTTCTTTCTAGTGTTTGCGATACATTTTTGCTACTATACGATCCTGAATTCCAGAGTGTTCATATTTTAATTAGGATGTAAGAATGTACTTAACTGAAGCTTGTAACATAATTAAGCTGTGATGTTGAAACCTGAATGTAcaaatttgtttatttttctcgCGTGTATACCGCTTTTTGCGGCGTAGGGATTTTATTCAGGCGAAGCTGGTAAGAATTCTTTTGGTCTGACAATAACGTCTGTGTTGTTCGTAGGTGAACCAGCTTGCCTACTTCTCAGTCAAGTCGTCAGGTTTAATAGTCAGCTGTTTGCTTTTCTTGtcaacttaaaaaaaaagattgtgttCATAATCTGTCCACGTAGGTGTCTCTGAAAGCGGGAATGCACCTCGTACGCTTGTGGACGCAGGGATTTATCCACGTACCACGAGTAAATATATAATATGTTAGTTCACATTTTTCAGTGGTCTCTTCAGCTAGTTCTATATGGCCGAGAATACTGATGGTACAAATTTGGGAATACGGTTGCCAAAACAGCTTGCCTGCTTATCGTCTTGGTATTCTATTTCACTGCAACATTTGCAATCGCACTCCGAACAATCTAACGCAATGAAAACACTAATTACGATAAACACAATGTTCAAACAACACTAAaatgaactccaaataaaacgAACCGAAGTGCAAATAGAACAAATGTATGATGACAGTACCTAAGCATGGTATAGACACTCTAATACAAAAGGTAGGTTCAAATCTAAAGTGTAGGAAAAGGTTTAATTAGGTTCCAACGAGTGAAGCGCTAAAATTTGGTTTAAACATGGTTCAATTTTGATTTGAATATGAACTCTTATAGATCTTAACCTAAGATttacaacaaaaaatattaacTAACTAAAAGTTATGGATAAAAGATGTAGACTTCTAAAGATGGCTAAACAAAACAATTTACTGCGAAAATCGTTGCCGTGGTAGGATTTTCATCCTCTTTTTATGCCGCGGAAGTGGATCGGCAGGGGCTGTGAAGGCTGCCGTCTCGGGGAAGCGGCAAGGGTTCTTGGTGTTCCACGCGGCATCCTTCGGCGTCCTCAACGTCCaaccggagcggcggcggctcgggcggaTAGGTGGAGGGTGAGAGAGGAGAGGACGGGGTGCCTTTTATAGGACTACGGGAGGCCAGGAGGCGCTGGGAGAGGAAGGGGCTCGCTGACCGGAGTTAATGTCAGCGGCTTCAAATGGGAATGAAGAGGATGGGAAACACTGATTTTATGGGTAGAATCAATTCGTCGCGTGGTGGGGATTAATTTGGAGGTTTCAGTTTGGAGAGGAACGGTGGACTGATGGAAAATCAAGGCAGCGATGGCGAgcatggctgctgctggtacGTTCTGCAAAGCCAGTGGATTCGCTACCCGAGCCCGGCTCAGCCCGAAACACCATCGAGCCTGACAGTGAAGCTTGGCTCGGGCTTTGATGAGGCTCGGGCCAAGCTCAAGGGCTTGACGATCCATCAATAAAAGTGGCAGACTCGTAGtgttttttattattttggaAGGAAGTTGACATTTGAAAATCATGTATCGCACTAGATCATACTAGCAGATGAAAACCTTGTAAATAATAGATGAATTAAGGCCTATTACAGATTCATAGATGCATcatggattaaaaaaaaagtcaaccATAAGTGTGCTTCACAGCATACATGTACATCCATGTATTTACTATCATCAATCCGTAGATTCAAGCCGAAGTAGGCGACATTTGATTCCTCGTCATCATCGCTCCTACGCGCCCTTGTCAGACCTTGTCCAAATGCATAGCTTTTGACCCGCCATCGCTGTGTTGCCTCCCATGATTCATAGTTAAGATTAGTTGAAAATTAGGTTGCTAACCAAATTGTCAAATTCATTTTATACAGAGACACAAACAAATCTAAAAGACTCGAACAAATGCACATCTAACAAAAATGTATTTATTACTTGTTTTAGAATTAATCCGAAATAGCCAACAATTCCTGGGTAACAATGAAAAACAGTGTtggggtgtgtgtgtgtgtgtgtgggtgggtgggggggggagGCATGACTCCACCCACTAGAGTTTAAGTCCGGATGCTCACAATTATATTTTAGGGGTTTTACCTACGGTctttcccttaaaaaaaatcctgtgCAACAATTGCGTCATCTAACACGAGTTTATACTTCTTTCATACATGTATTATTTCTAGAGAATATATATTTGTAAAGGAGTATTCtatataatatatttattGTATGGATATTTAGATGATAACACTTGTCATACATGCAATGATGTTGTACAAGTATTAATAtggggtgctccctcacctcacAAGGGGTATCATAACTAAAGGGTACATTACACGAGTACGATGAGTGATCTAACATGAGTGAGTTAGAGTTAGGTTATTAGTAGGGTAGCCGGTAACTAGTTATTTGTATCAAAATTGTGATAGTGAATAAAGCTTTGAGTCTTCTTCTACTAAAGTGTGATATTCCAAGTACAAGTGTCACTAAAGTATGATATTTCAAGTAGAAGTGATTATACGTCCTCAATAGCGAGTATTACACTTTCATACGAAATCACTGCACGTTtcatttctctttctctctatGTATATAATATAGAAACTCTATTATATACCCAGCCGGATTACATCCGACAAGACATAATTTTCCTGAATCTAGACGTAactttttcttgttctttcaCGACCGCCGTTCCTCTTGTCGAGCTAACCTCACCTTTCCCAGACCCCACCTACCCTCCCACCTCCCCCAAATCGTGTGTGCGTGCGGTTGGGGTAGAATCggtgcggccggcggcgaccgacTGCAGCCGAATTGAGGCGCGTGACAGCACACGCGTACCGGCGGCTAGCTACGAGGCGGTCCGGCTCGacccaaggcggcggcggcggatgggcggcggccggtgcctCGGACGCGGTCGGCCACGGCGGTCGCCGGGCGTCTGGAGCCTCAAACACGGTCAGAATCGAGCGCCCGATGCGGTACTGTGGGGAcatggcgcggcggccggcgggacGGAATCATGCTGCGATGACATCGAGCAGGTGGCTTATGGCATGGTAGCGCGGGGCCACGTCTTGGGCGTGGTGGCCAGCGGGACGGAAGCACACGACCACCGCATGGAGCAGACGGCCGACGGCACAGAGGTGTGTGGACACGGCGACGATGCAGCGGTCGGCGACACGAACGCGTCGGACCAGCCCTCCAACACGGCGACATGTTTCAGCTTCATGCAGGCAACTCGCGAAATCATGGAATCAATCAGCGTCCTTGATCGACATGGTCCGTAATGTGGTAGTAGTAGATTAGCTTAGTGCTTTTGCAACGTGATAAActtgtcatttttttcatGCTTTTCAGGCCATTCCTTTCCCCCGCTCAATTTTCCTGCCCAATCCTGCCTTCTCACTGACGAGCAGGTTCTCTTC includes:
- the LOC100833590 gene encoding 3-ketoacyl-CoA synthase 1, producing MSSTAAVMERERLTAEITPPVSVGFETRAEDQQRLAPSIVIKIRRRLPDFARSVNLKYVKLGLCSGGFLPAPASSWAALALAPPLLAAAAYSFARLEQLELGALHSASLDLLSCVALLGTALLFLTVSYLKRPRPVYLVDFACYKPDEAQAISKEGFLDMTQSTGFFNAEALDFQTKITNRSGLGDRTYLPPGIQSRPPKLSMAAARAEAEAVMFGCLDALFAATGIDPRRDVRVLVVNCSLFNPTPSLASMVVNRYRMREDVKSFNLGGMGCSAGLIAVDLARDLLQVQANRDSYAVVVSTENITLNWYFGNERSMLLSNCIFRMGGAAALLSNDSRRDARRAKYQLLHTVRTHKGAADECFNCVYQREDDEGSKVGVSLARELMAVAGDALKTNITTLGPLVLPLPEQLKFLWSLAMRRVFRVKGARPYIPDFRRAFEHFCVHAGGRAVLEEVQRSLGLEDADMEPSKCTLHRFGNTSSSSLWYELAYAEAKGRVRRGHRVWQIGFGSGFKCNSAVWRVLRDVPAVSSGAGEQRCGCNPWVDSVESYPPKTYI
- the LOC100833899 gene encoding uncharacterized protein LOC100833899; the protein is MGGGRCLGRGRPRRSPGVWSLKHGQNRAPDAVLWGHGAAAGGTESCCDDIEQVAYGMVARGHVLGVVASGTEAHDHRMEQTADGTEVCGHGDDAAVGDTNASDQPSNTATCFSFMQATREIMESISVLDRHGHSFPPLNFPAQSCLLTDEQVLFVAQERARLASARINEYCSLLIRPA